atcattttaaagattttaataaatgACCACTATTAAGATGTAGGGGAACCCTAGTACATGAAGTCCTACCTAATTTATAAAGTATTAAGTTGAAGTTTAAGATGCCTTTAAATCAAagtgtggtttttttccttataatctaTAAGATTATAGATGGTGAAGTAGACTTTAGAATTTGGAAAGACCAAATAGAGCTTTTTTAGTGTAAGGGTAACTAAAAATAAAGCATTGGGGAATACGAAGAAGTTCAGTTGAACATGGGAATTTGGGAATTGTTTTCTGTGCCAAGCAGAGGACATGTTGGATGAATAAGCATTCCATTCCAATATAACTTCTTGACCCACCCTTCAAATAACTCTCTGGACATCACCTTAACTTCATAAATGCTACTGTTGAAATACTGAATGGGATTTAGAGTACCAATGGTCACTAACTAGTAATCCAGTGGAGTTTGCACATCACCCAAGAAGCACTGCAATTGGACATCTTGGCACTATCATTCTCCAAGACACTCAGGACCCAAAACCCTCAGAGCCATCCCTAATTCCTTCCTCTCAATATTCTATCTAACTGGCCTCCCTGTACTGTGGATTCCATCTCCAAACATCTTTGCACACTGTAAGTATGGTCCTCATCCACACTAGTTTTGTTCATGCACTAATCATCTCCTGTTTGTTTCAATAAAATAGTCTCCTATTGGCTTTTGCGCCTTCCTACATGCCCCACTTCAATACAAATCTGATCATAGCAAtctaatacttaaaatatttcaataattccTAATTTCTTTGCTTACATTTGGCGCCTACTAACCTTTCCAGCACCTGCCTTGCCAATCCCATAGTTGACTACAGTTCTGGCAGATCTCGGAACATGCCATGCTCTCAAGTCTCCAAGCCTATACAGTACATACATATTCTGGGTTCAGCTAATTTGGAGCTTTCACCCTTGTAGCTACTACTACAAACCCAGATAGCATTTGATTGTTAATTCATACTTAAACACAAATCCCAAGATATCATGGTACCAGATCTGGTTCTGTTTACCCTTTTTCCTAATTTCCTGTTATTTATAGTGCTAGCTATTAACAGCACTGAATTTTGTCCCTCTGTGTAAAGGTAAGAGAGCTTTATCCTCCCGGACCAGCCCAGCACCCAAGCTAGTGAAGGATGAGATCACTTAGCACTAAGGGCAGACCATAAAGGGATTTCCTGATTTTAGCTGCTACGCCTCTATAAATAACTCAATAATTGTTCTGAAGAGAATGCCCAATACTTTTTATTACTTTactcaggaacaaaattaagagCCCATAGAAACTTccatttcttacatttttataacttcttgAGGCATTGAGGATAGAGTTTTCCCTAACCTATTACCCATAAATACTCATAAAAGAGGAAGCTAGcataatcttcccccaaaaaaggaatttttaaccAAGGACCTGAGGATACTGAATAATTCTCTTTCTGCATTAGAGTGATTTAAGTGATTATTTTCCAGAAAGAACCCAGCAACGTCGGTCTAGTTTGTTCAAAAGGAAGCATCAATATCAaggaattaatgttaatttttatatgtgtgtgtatgtgatagAGGTATTATGATTATTAATCAAAAAGAGTCTTTATGCATTAGAGATACCACTAAAGTAGAAATTATATAtgcctgggatttgctttaaaataaagaaatggaggagggggtaaatatcaatgaaacaagattggccatgagtttgaaaatttttaagctGAGTGTTTAGCACATGAGAGTTAATTATACAATTATCTCTTCTTTCGTATATGTTTCTAAAAttccataaaaaaattttttaaaaaagaaagaacctttCTGGCCTGTTGATCCCATTTGTTCCTGTAACACGGGAAAACCACTACAAGGAATGTCAAGTGTTCCAGGTCTCCTTTGGGAGACTTTTCTCAGGGTTTCCTCTAACATCACTCTACTCTCTCTACTTGAAATCATCACCTctcccaccgccccccccccaccgcccccccccccccaccttctcTAACCGCTATTTATTCTTCAAGGCCTAGTTTAGGCATGCCCTGCCCTGGAAAGCCTTAGcttaatgtcttctcttttccaagtCAGGGTAAAGTGGCCCCATTATAAGCTCTATAGCACCCCATGTTTCTTTAATTGGGGCTCTTATCACACTGAATtgtatgtatttgcttatttgtctgtctcctccactaaaaTCTACAATAGACTCCAAGCTTTTTGAAGCTAGGAAGCACATCTCATTTATCTTGAGAAAGgatcttaaaacacacacaatttGCCTTATCTTTGGACCATGATTTTCTGACAGTTCTCTGGATTTAATCTCCGGCCTGATGATCTTTCTTATTCTGAAAATCTTTCATCATGTAGAGAGGCcaggaataaaaaaattttatttcaaatccaGCAAGTCCTTAATCCTTTATGTTTCCTCTAAATTATGCCTGAAAactaaactgtttcttttttaacatcaTCATAATATCATCATAAATAACATCATCATAAATCATTTTAACATCATCATAAATAACAACATTTATTCATCTCTCTTAGTATTTTGTAATAGGCAGTGAGATGAAGTAAGGTGGCACCGTCAGTGCTCTGCCTGGAAATCTTATTAGCCGGATCACTGAGTTCATCagttacattttctcttttccatatagCTGCAGAAAACAGTGTTGATAAACTCTCTTCTCTTCCGTAACAATGGTCTTTTTATCTTCCAGGTTCCAATAACATTTTCTCACTCTCCTCCAATCTCTCACCAATACACTACTTGAAGTTGTCGTGTGGGAGGAGGGACATGTCTCAGTGGTGGTGACAGTTAACTCGGTGGTGCTGGGGGAGAAAGGACTTGACTGGCTGGTGGGGAAAGTGACCCTCTCAGTGctcctgaaggaagtgagagatgtCTGAGTGGTGAGGACACTGGGAGTaggcccaggggaggagggaCCTATCTCAGAGGTGGAGATGGTCACCCCAgcaggcctgggagaggagggaccTGTCTCGGTGGTGGGGACAGTGAGTTTCTCAGAGGTCCTGAGGGAGGTGAGAGATGTCTGAGTGGTGAGGACACTAGGAGtaggcccagaggaggagggaccTCTCTCAGTGGTGGAGATGGTCATCTCAGTGGTCCTGGCAGAGAAGGGACCCGTCTCGGTGGTGGGGACAGTTACCTTGGTGGTGCTAGGAGAGATGGGATTTGACTGGCTGGTGGGGAAAGTGACCCTCTCAGTGctcctgaaggaagtgagagatgtCTGAGTGCTGGAGACACTGGGAGtaggcccagaggaggagggagctgtcTCGGTGGTGGGGACAGTGACCTTCTCAGTGGTGATGAGGGAGGTGAAAGGTGTCTGAGTGGTGGAGACACTACGAGTTTTCATGGGAGGGGAAGGACCTGTCTCAGTAGTGGGGACAGTGACTTTCTCAGTGGTCCTGAGGGAGGTGAGAGATGTCTCAGTAGTAGAGACACTATGAATAATCCGAGGAGATGAGGGACCTGTCTCTGTGGTGGAGATGGTCACCTCAGTGGGCAtgggagaggagggacctctctcgGTGGTGGGGACAGTTACCCTGGTGGTGTTAGGAGGAAGGGACTACTTGAATAGACTACGTGAAGCCCTTTTAGCAACTGCTAACATGACCCTTGTGATCCctcaatattttaataacatcTCCTCAAGTCTACCCACCATCCAGTCCATGTTTTACGGCTTTCTTATGACAGCACTCCATTTCCAAATAGCAACATCTGTTCTTGTTATCTGTTACTCCAAACCAACTCACcctaaaatttagtggcttaaacgaTAATCATCTTCTAACATCTTATGATTTCTTTGGGTCAGAAATTCAAGAAAGGCTTGGCTGGGCAGTTCTGGTTCAAGCTCTCTTGAGTGATTACAGTCAGATGATGGCTGAAGCTGGAACAGCAAGAGAATGGAACATCTTGGGACTGGCTAGACATCTCATTCCCTTCATGTAGTCTCAGAGCTTGTCCATGTGGTCTCTGCATAGGATagctgggcttcctcacagcatggtggtctCAGAGCAGTCAAACTATTCACATGGTGGCTGAAGGTTCTAAGAGCAAGCATTCTAGTAAATAAGATGGAGGTTGcattgtcttttatgacctaccTCAGAAATCACATTCCTTGTTTTGCTTCCTTATATTCTGTTGGTCAAAACAGTCACAAAAGTCCACCCAGTttaaagggaaggagaagaagagccCACCTTTTAATGTGAAAAGTATCAAAATAAgattgtaaaaaaatatatatgtgggATAGGAAATACAGTTGTGACCATCTTTACCTAATCTGCCGCACTTAGTTGCTTATATGTTAACGTATTCCATAGAGTTTGTTATGACGATTAAATAAACTAACATAATAAGAGCCCCCAGCATAcaataggtgcttaataactTTTCTTAACTGCCCTGCCCCTGCCAAGAAATGACTCCATACAATACAccttcagtgatttttaaatagcactttttttaaagttaaagaaaattcaGTGTGGTCAAATATCCATCTCTCCCCATTCCTGCTCATCGCTTTCATATGTTTCAGAGAGTAATTAGAACTCTTCTTACACAGGGGTGATTACTTTTCAGACTAGGTCAATAATGGTAAATTCACTCCCCTTCCTGGTGCTTGGTTTAAGAAGGAGCAAGTAAACAGTAACTCTAGGCTTTCAGATCTGAAACAAAATAATACAGAGTAGTGGGGGAGTTCTAGGAAATTCTCCTCACTCATACAAAGGGTCCAGCACCTACTCCTACACAAACTCCCCCACTTCCTGCTGGCATGTGTCAGGCTGTCCTGCTGCTTCTTTGTGTACAATCTCTCCCGTCTCTTAGGTTCTGCATTTTCACAGTCAGATTTACTGAGGTTTTATCTTAGATAAGACTCTGGTGACCAGGAGGTGAGATATGGACAGATCTTGAGGAAAGTGAGCATTGTTTTTAAGGTACTTACCTCATTTGAAGTCTCcatgatgaggatcaaggctgcccctgccccagggaaaAGCCCAAGGAGTCCGGCCCTACATACGGATCtttatcatcctctgggaagcataggacatcctgacttaatccaaTCTGATTTCTATCCAAAGCTATAGgtccacccaataaccagaccccacctacactaccattttaatgatttttttttcatgattttcatgaaataactcacatacctatgccttataaatttagctctaaccctcaacacgttgcagctcttactgcccatgggtcctgtcctcatgcctgcagctctttttttattttttttctgctttatcttcccaaaccccccatacttagttgtatatcttagttgcaggcccttccagttgtgggatgtgggacactgcctcaacatggcctgacgagcggtgccatgtccgcgcccaggatctgaaccctgggcggctgcagcagagcacgcgaactcaaccacttggccacagagccagcccctgcctgcagctttttactgcccatgggtcctgtccccatgctactccatgctattctctgaataaaagagcactactgccagaccttgagagtccaagaaatctttctttcgactcctcgactCACCGAGCCTGCATCATCAGCCTAGTCTTCAAGGAAGAGAAGGGCCTCTATATTCCAGTAAGGAAAAGTGGGTCATTTCCACAAGTCCTGAGGATTCAGAGCATTCAGGGGGGTCTAGGTGCTTAAGTACAACAATCCAAATAGTTCCTATTTATAAACCTTCTATTTACACATAGTTTAACAAAGAGAATCATTCCCAAGAAGATGCTTTTAAAAGAtgatacatatgcatacacataaaatatatacagcatGTATGACATATATGTAAAGGATACAAAAATatcatatgatatatataaaaatgtatgcaaGGACACAAACTGTAAACAGTTCTTACCTATTGTAAGGGACATGAAAGGACCTTTCACTTCTGTACCTTTATATTGTTGGAACTCTTTTCCTTGGACCTTCACTGATGATAGAAGACTAAGTC
This genomic window from Equus przewalskii isolate Varuska chromosome 3, EquPr2, whole genome shotgun sequence contains:
- the LOC139082319 gene encoding uncharacterized protein, whose product is MPTEVTISTTETGPSSPRIIHSVSTTETSLTSLRTTEKVTVPTTETGPSPPMKTRSVSTTQTPFTSLITTEKVTVPTTETAPSSSGPTPSVSSTQTSLTSFRSTERVTFPTSQSNPISPSTTKVTVPTTETGPFSARTTEMTISTTERGPSSSGPTPSVLTTQTSLTSLRTSEKLTVPTTETGPSSPRPAGVTISTSEIGPSSPGPTPSVLTTQTSLTSFRSTERVTFPTSQSSPFSPSTTELTVTTTETCPSSHTTTSSSVLVRDWRRVRKCYWNLEDKKTIVTEEKRVYQHCFLQLYGKEKM